The Gordonia westfalica genomic interval GCGCCTCGGCAACCCGTGGAACAAGGTCGTCGCGCACAAGGAGTACGGCGCGATCCAGGGCAAGTGGGACCCCGGGAACCTCGACATGAAGCTGTTCCGTCAGCGGCTCCTCCAGGCACCGGATAAGCCGCTCGTGGTCATGAACATGATCGAGCTCGAGGCCAAGGAGAATCCGTGGGTCGGCGTCCGTAAGGCGAAGCCCGGCGCCGGGGTGAGCGCAAGGTCGGCCGCGACGGTAAGGGCCGGTTCGTCGAGTACGAGAACGCGCACATCTACTTTCACCCGGCGACCGGCGCGCACGCCATCCCGCACGGCGGCCTGTTCGAGGCGTACGCCGAGCGCAAGTGGGAGACCGGCGAACTCGGCTTCCCGGTGCGCGACTTCACCAAGCTCGCCGACGGCGCAGTCATGGCGTTCCAGGGTGGCGTGCTCTACCGCAAGGACGGCAAGGACCACCACGTCGTGAAGGGCGTCATCGGCCAGCGCTGGGCGCTCGAGGGCTACGAGAAGGGCCCGCTCGGCTGGCCGACGTCGGACGAGATCTCGAACGGCACGGGCGGCAAGCGTCAGGCGTTCGAGCACGGCGTCCTCGAGTGGGACCCCTCAGGCGCGGTGAAGAAGATCGGCGACGCCGCGAAGGATCTCACTCTCGTCAACGCGGCCGGCATCCCGCTGGCCGTCGAAGCAGTCGACCTCATCGCGGCCTGAGCCGCACCCACAGAAGGAGTTCTCGTCATGTCTGTACCCACCCCTCGTCTTGTCCTCGGCCGCGAGCCCGCCGCCTGGACCTCCCTCGTCTCAGCCATCCTGGTTCTGCTGACCACGTTCGGGTTCAACATCCCCACCGAGACTCAGGCGTGTTCATGGCCGCGGTCAACGCGGTGCTCGGTCTGCTCGTGGTGATCTCGGTGAAGGAGAGCGTGTACCCGGCGCTCGTCGCGGTCGTTCAGACCGCGGTGCCGCTGGTCGTTGCGTTCGGCTTGAACCTCAGCGAGCAGCAACAGGGCGCCATCCTCGCGGTCTCCACGATTGCTCTCGGATTCCTGTTCACCCGCCCGCAGGTCACACCGAAGGTGTTGGCAGGTATTGAGCTTCCCGCTGACGGCGTCGAGCGCGAAGTCAACCTCGGCCGATGACCGTGACCTCGAGCGCCAGCGCTTGGATGAACCCCGCCGCGCTGAGTGACATCGGCGTGGTGGGGTCGTCGTCGGCATGGCGCTCGTGCTCGGTATCGCCTTCGCCCGTGGCTGGATCGTATGGGGA includes:
- a CDS encoding LGFP repeat-containing protein, giving the protein MAFQGGVLYRKDGKDHHVVKGVIGQRWALEGYEKGPLGWPTSDEISNGTGGKRQAFEHGVLEWDPSGAVKKIGDAAKDLTLVNAAGIPLAVEAVDLIAA